The Acomys russatus chromosome 3, mAcoRus1.1, whole genome shotgun sequence genome has a window encoding:
- the LOC127186765 gene encoding angiogenin-like translates to MAMSLAPLLLVFMLGLVSIPPTLAQDDSRFTKFLTQHYDARPTGRDDRYCERMMRRRELTRPCKAVNTFIHSTKDSIKAICGANGEPYRGNLRISKSPFQVTTCTHNGGSPRPPCRYRASSGSRDIVVGCEDGLPVHFDESFVHL, encoded by the coding sequence ATGGCGATGAGTCTGGCCCCTTTGTTGTTGGTCTTCATGCTGGGTCTGGTTAGCATCCCACCAACTCTGGCTCAGGATGACTCCAGGTTCACAAAATTCCTAACTCAGCATTACGATGCCAGGCCAACAGGCCGTGACGACAGGTACTGTGAAAGGATGATGAGGAGACGAGAGTTGACCCGGCCCTGCAAAGCTGTCAACACCTTTATCCACAGCACGAAGGACAGCATCAAGGCCATCTGTGGAGCGAATGGAGAGCCTTACAGAGGAAACTTAAGAATAAGCAAGTCTCCCTTCCAGGTCACCACCTGCACGCATAATGGAGGGTCGCCCCGCCCCCCATGCCGGTACCGAGCTTCCTCGGGGTCCAGAGACATTGTTGTCGGCTGTGAAGATGGCTTGCCTGTTCACTTCGATGAGTCGTTTGTCCATCTGTAG